TGTCCGCCGCGGGAAGCTGCGCCGGATCGCTGCCGGCAAAGGCAGTCAGCTTGCCGCGGACCGGCTGGCCGTTCGACGAGAAGAGCATCGGGGCATCGACGGGGGTGCCGTTCGCGGTGAGCACCGCCGCGCCGTCCAGCCGCAGGGTGACGATGTCGATCGGCTGGGTATAGGCCGTCATCCCCGGGGCCATGGCGAGCCCATAGCCGCGGAACATCGCCGCGACATAGGCGGCCGCCGCGGCCTCGTCGGGCGTCGCGCTGCCGCGGCCGCGCAGCCCGGGGCCGGCAAGGACATCGACATGCGCGCGGACATGCTCGGGGGTGATCGCCGCGGGGGCGCGCTGGGCGAAGGCGGGCGTGGTCAGGCCGGTCGCCAGCGCGCCGGCGAGGAGGATGGTCTTCAGCTTGTGCATAGTGCCCCGGTGATTGGAAGTTCCGCGGAGCTTAGAAAGGCGCGGCGCGGAGGGCAACGGCGCGCAGGCGGCGAGGGGCGATTTGGTTGACGAAGTTGACGGAAAACGCGGTTTTGCGGGCGATGCTGGCTCGCTATCCTGTTGAAATACAACGATAACCGTATTTGCGGAGTTAAGTCGGGTGACGCCGACGCGACTGCGACGCGACACCTGCGGACACCAACGCGACGCCCAGGCTACAGGCACGCGACACGCACGCGGCATCGACGCGACATCCACGCGCCGGCGTGGCGACACTGGAGCCGCAGGCGTGCGCGATGCGTGTTGGCCGGATGTTGCGAACTGGATCAATTCGAGGGTCCCCGAGCGCCGACGGCAAGGCCGACCGCCCGAGGCAAGCAGGCGAAATCCTACATTGCAAGGATGAACAAGTAGCAGCGTTAAGGTCGTAGCCAGGGTTCAGCTAGGGCTCGCATTTGGCGCCTTGCTGATACTATAGGGAATCAGGAAGAGCCAACCAGTAGCGTACTGGCGCGGAAATCTGGGAAGACACCATGACATTCACGCCGTTTGATCCGCTGGAATTCAAAAGCTCAAAAATCAGCGATGCGGCCATCGGCGCGCTTAAGCGCGAGATCGAAAATATTCTGTCTTCCTACGTAGGCTGGTACGATCCCTTTGCCGAGCTCATACAGAACGCGCTTGATGCCGTGGAGGCGCGAGCCCAGCAGGAGCGCGCCGCAGGCTCGACGACCTACAAGCCGGCGATCGATATCAAGATCGACCTGGACGGCAACGCCCTAACAGTTACCGACAACGGCATTGGCCTCGACAAAGAAAAGTTCGAGCAGTTTTTGGCGCCAAATTTCTCATTCAAATCGGGCAAAACCCGCGGACACAAAGGTGTAGGGGCTACCTACGTTGCCTACGGGTTCAACTATATGCGCATATCAACGCGCGTCCCTGGGTTCGAGGCGTCAGGCCGCATAACAGGAGCGAGGAACTGGCTGCGTGACGGCGGCGCGAGCGGGAACCCAAAAATTGAACCAGATGAATCGGCTAAAGCAGATACGATCTATGATCACAACGACCGCGGCGTTTCGATTACAGTGCGGTTCGATGACAATACCCATCCTCGTCGTCTCGATTGGATAAAAGCCAACAGTGCCGAAAAATGGGCAAAAATTCTGGCTGTTAAGACAGGTCTTGGATCAATAATCGCCGACCCTGAGGTGGCGATTAGCATTACTGTTATTTCGGAAGGAAAAGAGAGCTTAGTTCGACCTACAGGAACAGCCTACCTGTGGCTTCATAAAAGCGCTAACAAGGTTGCGCGCGTTAGAGATGTAGAGGCAACTGCTACAGCTTTGTTTGAGAAGTATGGCGCTGGTAGGGCTTTGCCTGATAAATTCCGCAACCTAGACTTTGTTTATGATAGCTGGACGGCTGATGAGCTTTCTCAGCTTGTGGGTTCATCGCTTGATGCCGAGGAGAAGGAAATATTAAGCCGCTATGGTCCTACGGTGGCGGTGGAGTTTGGTTATACAGCGAAACTATGGACAAGATTTAACGAGTCGCTTGAGCTTCGGTCAGGGTATCGAGTCTTGAGTAGTGGTATTCAGCTCGCGGCAAACAATATGCCGCAGGGCGAGCCCATTATTATTCCTCTCACACGGAATATTGGCCGCCAAAATCAGCTACATTTTCTCGTGCATTTTGAAAATTACTCTCCGGACATGGGGCGGAAAGGCTTCCATCGAGAACTTACGGACTTTGCTAAGAGTGTAGCCAGGGCGATAACTGAGAGCCATCTAGTTAAACTTCGGCACCTTCTCAAGGCGAACACGGGTGTCGCTCCAGACCTTGTTCGTGAAATGAAAATAAATGATTGGAAGAAGGAGATGCTGGCTCACGAGGAGGCGATGCCGCTAACATTGACCAGTGAGCATTTCTTCAAGCCCACTGAGCGAGTGTCAATTACTTCTACGCCGACCCGAGAGCAGGACGTTATCGCTCTTTTCAATCAGTTGATAGCGGGGGGAGTTATTAGAGGCATTAGAGTAATGTCTACCAACGAGCGATTTACATACGACGGTTTATTCAAGATTGTATTCGATCTTGAGAAAGAAATCTATGTGTATGACTCGGAGTTAAACCCGCTTGGTGTGTCCGATGAAATCGCAGAGGCGCTGCATGGCAGGGTTACTGACCCCCAGGTGCTTGAATACAAGTTTTCACTAGACGGGCTTATAGAAGATTTCGACAGTCAGGACAAAA
This genomic stretch from Sphingomonas sp. LM7 harbors:
- a CDS encoding ATP-binding protein — its product is MTFTPFDPLEFKSSKISDAAIGALKREIENILSSYVGWYDPFAELIQNALDAVEARAQQERAAGSTTYKPAIDIKIDLDGNALTVTDNGIGLDKEKFEQFLAPNFSFKSGKTRGHKGVGATYVAYGFNYMRISTRVPGFEASGRITGARNWLRDGGASGNPKIEPDESAKADTIYDHNDRGVSITVRFDDNTHPRRLDWIKANSAEKWAKILAVKTGLGSIIADPEVAISITVISEGKESLVRPTGTAYLWLHKSANKVARVRDVEATATALFEKYGAGRALPDKFRNLDFVYDSWTADELSQLVGSSLDAEEKEILSRYGPTVAVEFGYTAKLWTRFNESLELRSGYRVLSSGIQLAANNMPQGEPIIIPLTRNIGRQNQLHFLVHFENYSPDMGRKGFHRELTDFAKSVARAITESHLVKLRHLLKANTGVAPDLVREMKINDWKKEMLAHEEAMPLTLTSEHFFKPTERVSITSTPTREQDVIALFNQLIAGGVIRGIRVMSTNERFTYDGLFKIVFDLEKEIYVYDSELNPLGVSDEIAEALHGRVTDPQVLEYKFSLDGLIEDFDSQDKNINDVNLCICWETGESYQERYGITSLLVPENFDQRQYHGVTHVLTDIESGAKLCDLIVLSELVYSLNEPVTAADHQREKYE